One Legionella hackeliae DNA segment encodes these proteins:
- a CDS encoding slipin family protein, which yields MSTLRVLREYERGVIFLLGRFWRVKGPGLIIVIPVIQQMVRVDLRTVVMDVPSQDVISRDNVSVRVNAVLYFRVVEPQNAIIQVENYFEATSQLAQTTLRSVLGQHELDEMLAEREQLNSDIQKILDAQTDSWGIKVSNVEIKHVDLDESMIRAIAKQAEAERDRRAKIIHAEGELQASEKLLQAAQVLAQQPQALQLRYLQTLATLATNNPSTIIFPMPMELGELLCKLSSKK from the coding sequence ATGTCTACCCTACGTGTACTTAGGGAATATGAGCGGGGAGTCATATTTTTACTGGGTCGCTTTTGGCGAGTGAAGGGGCCAGGTCTTATTATCGTAATTCCTGTTATACAACAAATGGTTCGCGTTGATTTGCGCACAGTGGTAATGGATGTGCCTAGCCAAGATGTTATTTCAAGAGATAATGTGTCAGTACGAGTGAATGCTGTGTTGTATTTTCGGGTGGTGGAGCCACAAAATGCAATTATTCAGGTTGAAAATTACTTTGAAGCAACCAGTCAGTTGGCACAAACCACTTTACGTTCTGTACTCGGGCAGCATGAGTTGGACGAAATGTTGGCTGAACGAGAGCAATTAAATAGTGATATTCAAAAGATCCTGGATGCTCAAACTGACAGTTGGGGCATTAAAGTTTCAAACGTTGAAATTAAACATGTCGATTTGGATGAAAGTATGATTCGTGCTATTGCCAAGCAGGCTGAAGCAGAGCGGGATCGACGTGCTAAAATTATTCATGCAGAAGGAGAACTGCAGGCCTCCGAAAAATTACTGCAAGCCGCTCAAGTGTTGGCTCAACAGCCACAAGCGTTACAATTACGGTATTTGCAGACTTTGGCAACCTTGGCAACCAATAATCCCTCAACCATTATTTTCCCCATGCCAATGGAATTAGGAGAGTTGCTTTGTAAATTAAGCTCTAAGAAATAG
- a CDS encoding NfeD family protein, giving the protein MEVLHTLLSVAFTDKNSSSSCSSSRPLAIFWRHLIVFVGLFLVTVPAMANKIIEIKINGAIGPATADFINRGIAKGQDAALILIILDTPGGLDKSTRLIVQDILTSKVPVVTYVSPNGARAASAGTYILYASTVAAMAPGTHLGAASPVYLTEITSDKEDKKNKSSTMDKKVTNDAIAYLRSLAQLRGRSAEFAEKAITNAETLTAREALQGGVINLIATDTAELLRQLNGMEVTQNGQKIKLLTTNAEISILTPDWRLQLLQIITDPTVAYLLLLLGIYGIFFELVNPGFVLPGVIGAIAILVALYALQLLPINYAGLSLIILGILFVIAEAFTPSFGALGFGGTAAFIIGSILLIDTEQNSYKIAWSAIWAMAAVNLVILLSLAAMTVKSRKRKLQHGVNVLLGAEGRALGDIDLQGQAVIRGEIWAVHAKQPITADKLIRVIATKGLQLEVEEISVKDS; this is encoded by the coding sequence ATGGAAGTCCTTCACACCTTGTTGAGTGTGGCTTTTACTGACAAAAATTCTTCAAGCTCCTGTTCTTCTTCTCGGCCACTAGCCATTTTCTGGCGTCATCTAATTGTTTTTGTTGGCTTATTTTTAGTGACTGTCCCTGCTATGGCTAATAAAATCATAGAAATTAAAATTAATGGGGCTATTGGCCCTGCCACTGCTGATTTCATAAATCGAGGTATTGCAAAAGGTCAGGATGCAGCATTAATTTTAATAATTCTAGACACACCAGGTGGCTTAGATAAATCAACTCGCCTTATCGTGCAAGATATTTTAACGTCAAAAGTGCCAGTTGTTACCTATGTCTCACCCAATGGTGCACGGGCAGCTAGTGCGGGAACCTATATTCTTTACGCAAGCACCGTTGCTGCCATGGCACCTGGTACGCATCTTGGTGCTGCAAGCCCGGTTTATTTAACAGAAATCACAAGCGACAAGGAGGATAAGAAAAACAAGTCCTCGACCATGGATAAAAAAGTGACTAATGATGCGATAGCTTATCTACGCTCTCTGGCTCAATTACGAGGCCGTAGTGCCGAATTTGCAGAAAAAGCAATTACTAATGCAGAGACACTCACTGCAAGGGAAGCATTACAAGGCGGGGTAATCAATTTAATCGCTACCGACACAGCCGAACTTTTACGGCAATTAAATGGCATGGAAGTAACTCAGAATGGACAAAAAATAAAGTTGCTGACTACCAATGCTGAAATCTCTATTTTAACCCCCGATTGGCGTTTGCAGTTACTACAGATTATTACGGATCCCACGGTTGCATACTTGCTATTGCTCCTTGGAATTTATGGAATTTTTTTCGAGCTAGTCAATCCAGGTTTTGTATTACCAGGTGTCATCGGTGCAATTGCAATTTTGGTGGCACTCTATGCATTGCAGTTATTACCGATTAACTATGCCGGGCTAAGTCTTATTATTTTGGGAATCCTCTTTGTAATTGCCGAAGCGTTTACTCCCAGTTTTGGAGCTCTGGGTTTTGGTGGAACTGCTGCTTTTATCATTGGTTCTATCTTGCTGATAGATACCGAACAAAATAGCTACAAAATTGCATGGTCAGCCATTTGGGCCATGGCGGCAGTAAATTTGGTGATTTTACTGAGTTTAGCTGCTATGACGGTGAAATCCCGGAAACGTAAACTTCAGCATGGTGTTAATGTTTTATTAGGAGCGGAAGGTCGTGCTTTAGGGGACATCGATTTACAAGGCCAAGCTGTTATACGCGGAGAAATTTGGGCAGTGCATGCCAAGCAACCAATCACAGCGGATAAGCTCATCAGAGTAATTGCAACAAAAGGTCTACAACTCGAAGTAGAAGAAATCAGTGTCAAAGATAGTTAA
- a CDS encoding LbtU family siderophore porin, whose amino-acid sequence MKQKVLLMAIAAISGPLYAASNTELQKEIQRLQQQTKALQTQLNRLQNKLVSQSTVKSERNNERAINREQVKSTTAPPTATTKAKATTEKTVKEEKVKGKFHSAHVLVHTIDGDPSSSSFFPTALIADNQVVTYIAGTPVVTSPYTGERPAFDDSDYIVNISSINRDIRLMEQRRRVYRAYEQIGYPIPNIPIIALSGKAEPVADITRPYFGDTTGDINLGSSELDIATLLNDKVEAFMSIAYDDTPPQIGGTRVENSTFFLNQGFVNIGNLDITPYYFTAGQLYVPFGRYTSSMISSPLTLRLARTKSRPIILGYKSQTDSGPFAAVYGFKSDTTDGHSGVGGINAGYTIHAGNTRGEIGASYIGSIADSAGMQDSGGSTGTFGGFGSATNGSEEVHKVPGVGAHATLSVDRYNLTAEWVAATQAFTPQDLSFNGNGARPQAGQLEAGVTFMAFSKPSSFAVGYQWSQQALALNLPQRRISGVFNISIWKDTVESLEYRHDIDYKTNQFANGIAPPGVVNLNTVGTGRASDSLIAQIGVYF is encoded by the coding sequence GTGAAACAGAAAGTCTTATTGATGGCCATTGCCGCCATTTCCGGACCACTGTATGCTGCAAGCAATACAGAATTACAAAAAGAAATCCAACGACTACAACAACAGACAAAAGCATTGCAAACGCAGCTCAATCGCTTACAAAATAAATTAGTTTCACAATCGACAGTAAAATCAGAGCGAAACAATGAGAGAGCAATTAACCGAGAGCAGGTAAAATCGACTACAGCGCCTCCAACAGCTACGACAAAAGCTAAAGCTACTACTGAAAAGACAGTCAAAGAAGAAAAGGTAAAAGGAAAGTTCCATTCAGCCCATGTACTTGTTCATACAATAGATGGCGATCCTTCTTCAAGTAGCTTTTTTCCGACTGCACTGATTGCAGATAATCAAGTGGTAACTTATATTGCAGGTACGCCAGTGGTCACGTCTCCTTACACTGGTGAGCGACCCGCATTTGATGATTCGGATTATATTGTTAATATTTCAAGTATTAACCGTGATATTCGTTTAATGGAACAACGACGCCGAGTCTATAGAGCTTATGAACAAATCGGATATCCTATTCCTAATATTCCAATTATTGCATTAAGTGGGAAAGCAGAACCTGTCGCCGATATAACTCGTCCTTATTTCGGAGATACAACAGGTGACATAAACCTAGGCTCCTCAGAACTGGATATCGCTACTTTATTAAACGATAAAGTGGAAGCATTTATGTCGATAGCCTACGACGATACGCCACCTCAAATTGGGGGAACGCGGGTTGAAAATTCGACATTCTTTCTAAACCAAGGGTTTGTAAATATAGGAAATTTAGATATAACCCCTTATTATTTTACAGCGGGTCAGCTTTATGTACCGTTCGGACGATATACTAGTTCAATGATAAGTTCTCCCTTGACTTTAAGACTGGCTCGTACCAAATCAAGACCCATTATATTAGGCTACAAATCACAAACCGATTCCGGTCCATTTGCGGCTGTGTATGGTTTTAAATCAGATACAACAGATGGCCATTCTGGAGTGGGTGGTATAAATGCAGGTTATACTATTCATGCAGGAAATACACGAGGCGAAATTGGCGCAAGTTATATCGGTTCAATAGCGGATTCTGCCGGTATGCAAGATTCAGGCGGATCAACAGGAACCTTTGGTGGATTCGGTTCAGCAACTAACGGTAGTGAAGAAGTGCATAAAGTGCCTGGAGTCGGGGCGCATGCGACTCTGAGTGTCGATCGCTATAACTTGACGGCTGAATGGGTTGCCGCTACACAAGCCTTTACTCCTCAAGATTTAAGTTTTAATGGTAATGGAGCAAGACCACAAGCGGGACAGTTGGAAGCTGGTGTTACTTTTATGGCATTTTCCAAACCATCTTCATTTGCTGTAGGCTATCAATGGTCTCAACAAGCCTTGGCATTGAATTTACCACAACGCCGTATTAGTGGTGTGTTTAATATTTCTATCTGGAAGGACACGGTAGAAAGTCTTGAATACCGCCATGACATTGACTACAAGACTAATCAGTTTGCTAATGGTATTGCGCCTCCAGGTGTAGTTAACTTAAATACTGTGGGTACTGGTCGGGCTTCCGATTCTCTAATCGCTCAAATCGGAGTGTACTTCTAA
- a CDS encoding Lpg1974 family pore-forming outer membrane protein, producing MLKKTTLAILGLAASSFVSAGSMGPACVPGDVTVPCESKKWDIGVQALYLQPVYSAHRGYEFTPISTIKEIEDEWDWGYRLEGSYHFNTGNDITMTWMHFDNDSDRHYGYGGLTPFTGPLSVPFGISIDNRFDQVNLVMGQHVDMGQYKNARFYGGLQYANIRVDTEYAYALGLPVISPAGFFQDRDADFNGIGPVVGIDYSYDLTPAFSITANGAASILYGSSRFNMNYVFAPSGLVPVNIYASKKSVVPSLEAKLGLNYAYEMAQGTLNIQGGYQAVNYFDALQSLELLCGCLKNSDYGLYGPYLGVKWVGNLI from the coding sequence ATGTTGAAAAAAACAACCCTCGCTATTCTTGGCTTGGCAGCAAGTAGTTTTGTATCAGCAGGGAGCATGGGTCCTGCTTGCGTTCCTGGTGATGTAACAGTTCCTTGTGAGTCCAAAAAATGGGACATTGGAGTGCAAGCACTCTACTTACAACCCGTTTATAGTGCTCACCGAGGTTATGAATTTACACCTATCTCTACCATAAAAGAAATTGAAGATGAGTGGGATTGGGGATATCGGTTAGAAGGTTCTTACCACTTTAATACTGGTAATGACATAACTATGACTTGGATGCATTTTGACAATGACTCCGATCGTCATTATGGTTATGGTGGTCTAACTCCTTTTACAGGACCTCTATCGGTTCCATTTGGAATTTCAATTGACAACCGATTTGACCAGGTTAACCTTGTAATGGGACAACACGTGGATATGGGACAGTATAAAAATGCCCGTTTCTACGGTGGATTACAATATGCCAATATTAGAGTTGATACCGAGTATGCTTATGCTTTAGGATTGCCTGTGATTTCTCCAGCAGGTTTCTTCCAAGATCGTGACGCAGACTTTAATGGTATAGGACCTGTAGTAGGTATTGATTACTCCTATGATCTAACTCCTGCCTTTAGTATCACCGCAAATGGCGCAGCCTCAATCCTGTATGGATCAAGTCGTTTCAACATGAATTACGTTTTTGCTCCAAGCGGGCTAGTGCCTGTAAATATTTATGCAAGCAAGAAGTCTGTGGTGCCCAGTTTAGAAGCCAAACTTGGCCTGAACTACGCGTATGAAATGGCTCAAGGTACCCTCAATATTCAAGGTGGATATCAAGCAGTCAATTATTTCGATGCATTACAATCTCTTGAATTATTGTGCGGATGCTTAAAGAACTCAGATTATGGTCTTTATGGTCCATACCTTGGAGTAAAATGGGTTGGTAATCTGATCTAA
- a CDS encoding Lpg1974 family pore-forming outer membrane protein encodes MLNLKKTAVAVLALGSSAVFAGTMGPVCTPGNVTVPCERTAWDFGVYALYLEPAYDVDFGYPFYTSPDGISTHYRDLDADWGWGFKLEGSYHFSTGNDLNLNWYHWNKDNSNNFGAAFFGPFGPVYGSHHWEPKWDAVNLEFGQHVDFGEFKDIRFHAGVQYARIEHEFTASGYVPPASVLTGFSTTGSSEYNGFGPRTGMDMTYNFGNGFAIYGNGAAALLVGDSKFSTSTGAAGFLIGHTSGSKTTIVPELEAKLGAKYTYAMAQGDLTLDAGWMWVNYFNANHFIGTLAGNRESNFALHGPYAGLKWVGNV; translated from the coding sequence ATGTTAAATCTGAAAAAAACAGCGGTGGCTGTTCTTGCTTTAGGTAGCAGTGCAGTATTTGCTGGTACCATGGGTCCTGTTTGCACCCCTGGCAATGTTACTGTTCCTTGCGAAAGAACTGCTTGGGACTTTGGTGTATATGCTCTGTACCTTGAGCCAGCATATGACGTAGACTTCGGCTACCCATTCTATACTTCTCCTGATGGTATCTCTACTCACTACCGTGATTTAGATGCTGATTGGGGATGGGGCTTCAAATTAGAAGGTTCTTACCATTTCAGTACTGGTAACGACCTGAACCTAAACTGGTACCACTGGAACAAAGACAACAGCAATAACTTTGGTGCTGCTTTCTTTGGTCCTTTCGGTCCTGTCTACGGTTCACACCATTGGGAACCTAAGTGGGATGCTGTTAACTTAGAATTCGGTCAACACGTTGACTTCGGTGAGTTCAAGGACATCCGTTTCCACGCTGGTGTTCAATACGCTCGTATCGAACATGAATTCACAGCTTCTGGTTATGTTCCACCAGCATCTGTGTTAACTGGCTTCTCAACAACTGGTAGCAGTGAGTACAACGGTTTCGGTCCACGTACTGGTATGGACATGACTTACAACTTCGGTAATGGTTTCGCTATCTATGGAAACGGTGCCGCTGCTCTGTTAGTTGGTGACTCTAAGTTCAGCACTTCAACTGGCGCTGCTGGATTCTTAATCGGTCATACTTCTGGTTCTAAGACAACTATCGTTCCTGAGTTGGAAGCTAAGTTGGGTGCTAAATACACTTATGCTATGGCACAAGGTGATTTGACTCTAGATGCAGGTTGGATGTGGGTTAACTACTTCAATGCTAACCACTTCATCGGTACTTTAGCTGGTAACCGTGAATCTAACTTTGCTCTACACGGTCCTTATGCTGGTTTGAAATGGGTTGGTAATGTGTAA
- a CDS encoding flagellar protein MotY: MTFIRFVIQCQLRIAILCWLPFSAMATVHVDYASPMGDENWRMSGSKLRCGLSLTVPNYGIAYFEQYAAKPPHFILSKWQQVQKQLPAVVYAAPPIWKPQGKSYFISKTTVNPGEYGLYLPREPALKVLTYLAEGFQTKFEYQSEEGFPVTVALSPVHFQRVYAKYQRCLGNLLPFDYASVKTTIIYFDSDSFELSDEAKKLLKKVAIYSRVDQQVKKIKIAGYTDDTGRKSYNNAVSEARAKAVASYLQSQGVREDRLSVTWFGIKDPVAPNDSEAGKTLNRRTVVKIIKSNN; encoded by the coding sequence ATGACATTTATACGGTTTGTTATACAATGTCAGTTACGAATTGCAATACTGTGCTGGCTACCTTTCAGTGCGATGGCTACTGTTCATGTTGATTACGCTAGCCCAATGGGAGATGAAAATTGGCGAATGAGCGGTAGTAAATTGCGCTGCGGGTTATCTTTAACTGTTCCTAATTATGGAATTGCTTATTTTGAGCAGTACGCCGCCAAGCCACCGCATTTTATTCTAAGTAAGTGGCAGCAAGTTCAAAAACAATTACCCGCTGTTGTTTACGCAGCACCACCCATCTGGAAACCCCAAGGAAAATCTTATTTTATTTCTAAAACAACTGTTAATCCTGGCGAATATGGTCTTTATCTACCTCGAGAGCCGGCATTAAAAGTACTCACTTATTTAGCAGAAGGTTTTCAAACAAAATTTGAATACCAGTCTGAAGAAGGATTTCCCGTTACTGTTGCACTATCCCCAGTCCACTTTCAACGTGTGTATGCGAAATATCAACGTTGTCTCGGGAATTTATTGCCTTTCGATTATGCGAGCGTAAAGACTACTATCATTTATTTTGATTCAGATAGTTTTGAGTTGAGTGATGAAGCGAAAAAATTATTGAAAAAAGTTGCTATTTATTCACGTGTCGATCAACAAGTGAAAAAAATTAAAATAGCCGGATATACCGATGACACAGGGCGGAAGTCTTACAACAACGCTGTATCTGAGGCACGAGCAAAGGCTGTGGCCAGTTATCTGCAAAGTCAAGGAGTACGCGAGGACCGCTTATCGGTTACTTGGTTTGGCATTAAAGATCCTGTGGCCCCCAATGATTCTGAAGCAGGCAAAACGTTAAATCGAAGAACAGTGGTAAAAATTATTAAATCAAATAATTGA
- the pyrC gene encoding dihydroorotase, with protein sequence MDFITITRPDDWHVHLRDGVYLNDTVPATAQHFARALVMPNLKPALTTVDDVVSYHQRILSVLPKNTNFSPYMTLYLNESVTADELQKVKDYSFILGAKLYPAGATTNSEEGVNSLRTLYPLFETMQDENLVLQIHGEVTRGDIFHREAEFIHTDLMPLISNFPKLRIVLEHISTQAAVNFIQQTPDTVAATVTVHHLMYNRNHMLVGGIRPHYYCLPILKREADQYALRDAVTSGNPKFFAGTDSAPHTVGSKQSACGCAGIYSAPYAVALYADIFEQLNALSRLEAFLSHFGANFYQLPINKEKLTLVKSSQLIPAILPFGTEQVIPVAAGETLPWSIHEST encoded by the coding sequence ATGGATTTTATAACGATTACTCGTCCCGATGATTGGCATGTACATCTTCGGGATGGCGTATATTTAAATGATACAGTCCCAGCAACGGCACAACATTTTGCACGTGCTCTTGTTATGCCTAATCTTAAACCGGCTCTAACAACCGTTGATGATGTAGTAAGTTATCACCAACGAATTCTCTCAGTACTGCCTAAGAATACCAATTTTTCTCCTTATATGACGTTATATCTTAATGAAAGCGTCACCGCAGATGAGTTACAAAAGGTAAAAGATTATTCTTTTATATTAGGCGCGAAACTCTATCCTGCAGGAGCGACAACGAATTCAGAAGAGGGCGTCAATTCTTTACGTACCCTATACCCACTATTTGAAACAATGCAAGATGAAAATTTAGTATTGCAAATTCATGGTGAGGTCACTCGAGGCGATATTTTCCATCGTGAAGCTGAATTCATTCATACTGATTTAATGCCTTTAATTAGTAATTTTCCTAAATTACGCATTGTGCTTGAACATATCTCTACTCAAGCTGCTGTTAATTTTATTCAACAAACACCGGATACAGTCGCGGCCACTGTGACAGTTCACCATTTAATGTATAATCGTAATCACATGCTTGTTGGAGGCATTCGACCTCACTACTACTGTTTGCCTATTTTAAAACGCGAAGCTGATCAATATGCTCTGCGGGATGCTGTAACGAGCGGTAATCCTAAATTTTTTGCAGGCACAGATAGTGCTCCCCATACAGTAGGTAGCAAACAAAGTGCTTGTGGCTGTGCCGGTATTTATTCAGCGCCTTATGCCGTCGCCTTGTATGCTGATATTTTCGAACAATTAAATGCGTTATCCAGGTTAGAAGCTTTTTTAAGCCACTTTGGTGCTAATTTTTATCAATTACCAATTAATAAAGAAAAATTGACTTTAGTAAAATCCTCGCAGCTTATACCTGCCATACTTCCTTTTGGAACAGAACAGGTCATTCCTGTTGCGGCTGGAGAGACCTTGCCATGGAGTATTCATGAATCGACCTGA
- the rnt gene encoding ribonuclease T — MNRPDTIFCSKLKDRFRGFLPVVVDIETAGVDPFKNALLEICIVLLEIDSEGVFAPKVSYFEHIIPFEGAELDEKSLEFIQVDPYQPLRFAIEEKQALKNLFAPINKALKEQKCQKAVLVGHNAWFDLLFIKEAVKRTGVKSPFHSFTCFDTATLSGFIYGQTVLSKSAQAAGINFNASEAHSAIYDAEKTAELFCAMLNAWRNIHVDYYKSSE, encoded by the coding sequence ATGAATCGACCTGATACGATTTTTTGTTCAAAACTCAAGGACAGATTTCGGGGCTTCTTGCCTGTAGTTGTCGATATAGAAACTGCTGGCGTTGATCCTTTTAAAAATGCGTTGTTGGAGATATGTATTGTCTTACTTGAAATTGACAGTGAAGGTGTTTTTGCCCCCAAAGTGAGTTATTTTGAACATATTATTCCTTTTGAGGGTGCTGAACTTGATGAGAAATCACTTGAGTTTATTCAGGTTGATCCCTATCAGCCTCTAAGGTTTGCCATTGAAGAAAAACAAGCCCTTAAAAATCTTTTCGCACCCATTAATAAGGCGTTAAAAGAACAGAAATGCCAAAAAGCGGTATTAGTGGGACATAACGCCTGGTTTGATTTGCTTTTTATAAAAGAAGCCGTCAAACGAACTGGTGTTAAATCGCCTTTTCACTCATTTACCTGCTTTGATACTGCAACTCTTTCAGGATTTATTTATGGACAAACTGTACTATCAAAGTCAGCACAAGCAGCTGGAATTAATTTTAATGCAAGTGAAGCACATTCGGCGATTTATGATGCTGAAAAAACAGCAGAACTTTTTTGCGCCATGCTAAACGCATGGCGCAATATTCATGTAGATTACTATAAGTCGTCTGAATGA
- a CDS encoding peroxiredoxin — protein sequence MSVLVGRKAPDFTVPAVLANGDITDKFNLHDSLKGKYGLVFFYPLDFTFVCPSELIALHHRMDEFQRRGVEVVTVSIDSQFTHNAYRNTSVKEGGIGHVSFTMAADMTHTICQSYGVEHPVAGVAFRGAFVIDKNGVVRSQIVNDLPIGRNIDELIRIIDAVQFFEEHGEVCPAGWQKGKAGMKASPKGVAEYLSSHSDDL from the coding sequence ATGAGTGTTTTAGTTGGACGCAAAGCCCCGGATTTTACAGTACCTGCTGTATTGGCTAATGGGGATATCACTGACAAATTTAATTTGCATGATTCATTAAAGGGCAAATACGGGCTAGTATTTTTCTATCCTTTAGATTTTACCTTTGTATGCCCTTCTGAATTAATTGCACTTCACCATCGTATGGATGAATTCCAGCGTCGTGGTGTTGAAGTTGTTACCGTGTCAATTGACTCTCAATTTACTCACAATGCTTATCGCAATACCTCTGTCAAAGAGGGTGGTATTGGGCATGTGAGTTTTACAATGGCTGCGGATATGACTCACACTATTTGTCAATCTTATGGTGTTGAGCATCCGGTTGCTGGTGTAGCGTTCCGCGGAGCCTTTGTTATTGATAAGAATGGTGTTGTGCGTTCGCAAATTGTTAACGATTTACCAATTGGTCGTAATATTGACGAACTTATTCGCATTATTGATGCGGTTCAATTCTTTGAAGAGCATGGAGAAGTTTGTCCTGCTGGTTGGCAAAAAGGAAAAGCAGGTATGAAGGCCTCTCCAAAAGGCGTAGCAGAATATTTATCCAGTCATTCAGACGACTTATAG
- the grxD gene encoding Grx4 family monothiol glutaredoxin — protein MDTIDKIKQQIADNAILLYMKGTPKMPQCGFSARAVQCIDACGVNFAYVDVLANPDIRQTLPQYADWPTFPQLYVKGELIGGSDIIAELYQQGELESLLREAVAL, from the coding sequence GTGGATACAATAGACAAGATCAAACAACAAATTGCAGATAACGCAATACTACTCTATATGAAGGGTACTCCTAAAATGCCTCAATGTGGTTTTTCTGCTCGCGCCGTACAATGTATTGATGCTTGCGGAGTGAATTTTGCTTATGTGGATGTTCTTGCTAATCCAGACATTCGTCAAACACTGCCACAATACGCTGATTGGCCTACTTTTCCGCAATTGTATGTCAAGGGAGAGCTAATTGGTGGTTCAGATATTATTGCTGAACTTTATCAACAAGGCGAATTAGAGTCGTTATTACGTGAAGCTGTCGCACTTTAA